The Acinetobacter calcoaceticus sequence TCGATTCTTGCTCACCAAGAAGTTGCCCATTGTGGTTACGATGAAGCAATGTTAATGGACCCACAAGGTTATGTATGCCAAGGTTCAGGTGAAAACGTATTCTTGATTAAAGATGGCGTTTTACATACTCCAGATATTGCTGGTGGTGCGCTTGATGGTATTACACGTCAAACTATTATGACGATTGCTAGAGATCTTGGTTATCAAGTTGTTGAGCGTCGTATTACTCGTGACGAATTCTATATTGCTGATGAAGCATTCTTTACTGGTACTGCCGCAGAAGTGACGCCAATTCGTGAATATGATGATCGTCAAATTGGCGAAGGTTGCCGTGGCCCGATTACCACTGAAATTCAAAAGACTTTCTTTGATGCGGTTCAAGGTAAAAACCCGAAATATGAACACTGGTTAACTTACGTAAAATAAGTTAATCCGTTAACATAAAAAGGCGAACTTTGGTTTCGCCTTTTTATTTTTGGCTTATGGAGTTTTTATGCATATTGTCTATGTCTCTGATGGTAAGGCAGGGCATCGTTCACAAGCATTAGGCTTGTTTCAGGCGATGCAAAGACAACAGGCAGATACAACTTTTGAAGAGATCCTCATTACTGATTTACCTATTATTTCTCTAATTCAGGCACTTTTTTCTTCAAAAAACTCCTTATTTAAACAAGCCCCCGATTTTATATTTGGAGTGGGGAGTCACACTCATTTTCGGGTCTGGTTACTCGGTAAAATTTTTAGAAAAGCTAAAACTATTATTTTGATGAAGCCTAACTTACCCGTGGTTTGCTTTGATTATGCTGTTATTCCAGAGCATGACGGTATTCACGCCGATAGCCATGTGATTGTCACGCGTGGTGCATTAAATCCAATTCGTAATGAAAATCGTCATCAGGCAGCCAGAGTTTTAATGGCATTAGGCGGTTCATCTAAACGACATCAATGGAATCAAGACAAAGTATTAAGCAGTGTTCAAAAAATTGTTGAGCATAATCCAGACGCTGAAATTATTCTGACGACTTCACGCCGAACCCCAACAGAATTTATCGATATTTTAAGGCAGCAAAGCTTTGCCGAGCATTTAAAAATATTTCCGGTTGAGCAAACACCTCAAGGCTGGATTTTTGAAGAAATGCAAAAAGCAGAAGCTGTTTGGGTGACCGAAGACAGCGTATCTATGATTTTTGAGGCGCTGACAGCGGGTTGTCGAGTCGGGGTAATGGCAATGGACCGTTTGAAAGACGACCGCATTACCCACTCAGTTGATCAAATGTTAGAATCAAAGTTAATTTCACAGCAGACTTGTGTTGTACAGTTACCACAACCTTATGCTTTTAAAGAAGCAGACCGTGTGGCAACATATCTTTTAGCGAAAAATTAAATTTTTTATTTTGAGTAAATAAATGAAAATATTGCATATTGCGAATTTTGGCTTTAATAAACAAGGCGCCCATTTTTACTGCACAGACCGTAAAATTTCTGCCGGATTAATTGAAAATGGCCATTTCGTTTATGACTTTAGTTTTCGTGACATGGCTCGCATGGGAACCATTTTTAAAACAAAAAAACTGGGTGCCAGTTGGGCCAATAAAGAAGTACTAAAGGTCGTTAATAATATTGAACCTGATCTGGTACTCATCGGGCATAGTGATTTAATGAGTCCAGATGTTCTAAAACAGATTAAAGAATCTTACCCAAATACTAAAATTGCATTTTGGTATGTTGACCCGCTTTATCTCGAAAGCAAACTCGATTTCGTAAAAGCATTTTCGCCTTATCTGGATGCTATTTTCTGCACAACAGGCGGAGAATATCTACAAAAATTAAAGCAGCCTCATTTAAGCGTAGCCTATTTACCAAATGTGGGCCACCGTAATGTAGAAACGCTACAACAATTTTCAAACGCTAACACAGACAAGACTTTTATTTTCTGTGGCGTGGTCTATAAAGAACCTGAGCGAGAAAAATTCTTAAAAGATTTGGCAGATGCTCTGCAACAAGGCCATGTGAACTATCAATATTATGGTTGCTTTGAGCAACCAGGTGTTTACGGTAAAGGTTATTATAAGGTTCTGTCTGAAACAAAAATGGGACTCAATTACTCACGCCGTAATGATGTAACCTTGTATAGTTCTGACCGTATTGTACAGCTCACTGGTAATGGTTTACTCACCTTTAGCCCAAGAATTCCTGGCTTTGAAAAACTCTACACTGAGCAGGAAGTGGTCTACTTTGATGATCAGTTCGATTTGGCCAGAAAGATACAATTCTTTGATCAGAATCCAGAGCAAGCTAAAAAAATAGCGAAAGAGGGATGGGAGAAAACACGCAAATCTTTCAATGCTAAGCGCATCACCCAATTTATGGTTGAAGTGACATTTAAGCAGTCCCTTTCAGAAGATTATGAATGGTCACATGAGGTTTATGCATGATGTGGTTTTTGTACGTTGCTGTAGGCCTACTAGCACTTGCTGCACTATTATATGTGCTGGGTAATTATACTTTCTGGCTTCCGTTTCGTTCGAGCAAACTACCACGCATTGTGATGCTGCATCAGGTAACCCCTAAAGATGCGGCCTCTGGCATGAATATGCCTCCTGAAAAGTTTGAACGACTATTGCAGTTGTTGACGCGTAAAAAAACTACTTTTTGCTTTGTCTCTGAGCTTGAACAATATCGTGGTCAAAAGAACGTTGTTGCTTTAAGTTTCGATGATGGATTTATGGATAATTATCTATATGCCTATCCATTACTTAAAAAATATAATGCAAAAGCTACCATTTATTTGGCGACGCAAATTGAAGGAATCGAAAAGCTAACTCATGAGCAAATCCATGAAATGGCAAATTCTGGCTTCATAGAGTTTGGTGCGCATACACAACATCATGTGAACTTACTTAAGCTTGATGATCAAACCGCTTATGACGAAATGCTCCAGTCTAAACAAGATGTTGAAGCTTTGGTTGGAAAATGCCCTAGCTTTGCTTATCCGTTTGGTCGATTTAACGAAAAGCACCAGAAAATGGCGCAAGAGATTGGCTTTAAAAACGCAGTATCGACTCGTAAAAAAATCGAAGCGTATGAAGCAGTTAATCAATTTAATATTCCACGTGTCAGCACGCATGGTGCCATGAATGCTTTACAGATGCGTATCGCCCTTGCTAAAGGACGTTATAAGTTATGAATAAAATTCCATGTAGTGTCTATATTGTCACTTTAAATTGTGGCGCTTGGTTAGAGCAAACTTTGCAAAGTGTCAGTGAGTTTGATGAAGTTATTATTTTAGACTCTGGCAGTACTGACAATACTTATGAAATTGCACAGCGCTTTGAAAATACCCAAATTTCTCACCAAGATTGGCAAGGTTATGCTGGGCAAAAAAGTTTGGCTTTAGCAAAATGCCGAAATGATTGGGTACTCAATTTAGATGGTGATGAAGTCTTATCTAACGAGTTAAAACAAGAAATTGTTGAAACGATTCAACAGAATAAGCTTGATGCATTAATCACACCCATTAATGATGTTTTCTTAGGGGTTCCCAACAGTAAACATACTAAAAAACATGCAAAGGTGCGTTTTTTTCGCAAGTCTAAAGGGCATTATGACCTAGCCAATAAAGTCCATGAAAATGTGATTGTGGATGGTGAATCTCAGCGCGCTCAACATGATATTTATCATTATGGCGAGTCGAGCATTTTCGTGAAAGTCGAAAAAAATAACCAGTATTCCAACCTAAAAGCATTAGAGAAATACCAAAAAGGAAAGTCTCCAAGCATTGCAAAATTGGTTTTGGTGATGCCGGTGACTTTTATGAAGTCTTATTTTATTCGCCGTAGTTTCTTAAATGGTTGGCGTGGTTTCGTAAATAGTATGATTAATGCGTTTTATGCATTTCTAAAAGAAGCTAAGTTGTTTGAGCAGACTCTGAATAAAGATAAAAATAAGTAGGCAAGCTATGAAAATTGTTCAGGTATTGGCAACGAGCGGTGGAATTGGTGGATTAGAGCAGCACACTTTTAACTTGGTTAATGAGCTTGCTTTGAATCATGAAGTGCATGTGATTGCACATCCTTGCTATGTAGATAAGTTTAGCCAGAAGGTACATTTTCATGTTGTCGATTTTGCACGTAGCCGCTGGAATATTTTTTTACTTTGGCAACTTAAAAATCTGATCCAACAAATTCAACCTGCTATTGTTCATGCACAAGCTGGAAAGGCGGCTGAGTTGATTGCCCGAATTAAGCCATTTTTATCTGGCCCAAAGTTTGTTACAACCGTGCACGGCACTAAAAAAAATAAATCTGCCTATTTAGCCGGCGATGCGGTTATTGCTGTGAGCCAAGCACTCACACAAGGGATTCCAAAGTCGAAAGCACATGTAGTTTACAATGGGGTTTATCCTCAACCTGCTCTTACAGCTGAAAATAAAGAAAAATTACTTCAATCTATCCAAAAAGATTTTGCTGAGCTAGACCTTAACAAAAAAGTTGTCATGTGTATTGGACGTCTAGAACCAGTAAAAAATATCAGTTTATTGATTGAGTCGATGCAACAGATTGATGCCAATTTATGGATTGTAGGCGATGGTTCACTTCGAGCAAGTTTAGAGAAACAAGTCAGTGAACTTAATATGCAAAGTCGAGTCGCTTTTCTTGGGTTTAGAACTGATGCTCGAGATTTGGTTCAGTTGGCAGATGTTGTAGTTTTATCTTCTGACCGCGAAGGTTTTCCATTGGTGATGGTTGAGGCTTTACAGGCCGATAAAGCAATGGCTTCAACCAAAGTCAACGGTGTGATTGAGTGGCTGCCAGAACAATATCTGGCAGAAATTGGTGATGCACAAGGTTTAGCTAAAGCCATTCAAACTGCACTTAAACCAGCTGCACAAGATGATTTTAGCCCACTTTATACAAAAGCCAAGGCTGAGCTCACTGTGCCAGCCATGGCTGAGCAGACGCTTAATATTTATAAGCAGCTGTTAAAAACTTAATTATTTTTTGGTGTAAGACGAATGGCGTCAAGTACCACAAAGTTATCTTCGACATTAATAGTATGGCAACCGTCATCTGCCTGATTCCAGTCAGGCAAAACCACTTCTAGCAATTTTTCTTCATAAGCTGTTGGGCTGAGCTGAGTAATCGCCTTTAATTCGATATTCCCACCATAACGCTTTAAAGAATCTTGACTTGGTCGAACCAGTTGCCCTTTATAAATAAAAGGCTTGCCCGCCATACGAAACTGCTGATTGCCTCTGCACACTGGATTCATTGGGTGCTCTTGCCAGTTAGGATTCAAAATATCTTCGGTAAAGAAAAGATCTAAGCGGTCACCAAACTTCTTACAATCACGCCGCGTTGAAGTAAAAAGATACCATAAGCCTTCGTGATAAAAAGGTGTGCTGTCTACTGCTTCGATATTTTCGATTAGATTAGAATACTTTTCCCATTTCAGTGGAAACTCAGTACATGTCCAAAGCTCAATGGTTTTATTAGCCGAAGTCTCTGGAATCATGTACCAAGTGTCTTTTACTTTAAATATACAAGGATAAGAGAGGTGATAGTCGAGTTTTAAGATTGTCTCAGGTGATGTGTAGGTGCCATCCTTAAAGACTTCTAAAACAGAAAGAAAGCCGACAGGATGCTGATCATCGACTTCTTCAAAAAAAATAAAATGACGGCCATTTTCATAAGCATAAAAGCTATCTGCAAATGTAAACTTTTTAGGGGAATGGATCTCAAAGAGTGAATGTAATTGCTCAAGTGTTGTAAAGGGTTGTTCTAGCCAGCCGAAACGCATATACCAATGAGAGTCAAAAGATTTTGCTTTTTTTGCTTGTTGGTATTTGTACCATTTTTTTTGAATTGAACGAATCATGACAATACAAGAAAATAAAAAAGATATATTAACTCTATTTTACATTAGATATGATACTTGCTGTTTAAAAGGGGAATAGCTTAATGAAGATTTATGTTGTAACTATCGAAGATGAAAAATCACCTCGTTTAAGTAAATTCCTCGGCCAAAATTTTTTTGAAAAAGGAAATTTACCTATAACGAAGGTAGGAATTAAAGGGGGAGAACTTTCAGCAAAAGAATATTTTGAAAAAGCTGTAAAAGGACGCTCTAAACCATTAACTCCAGCAGAGTTAGGTTGTACCTTGTCTCATTTAAAAGCTTTAGAGCTTTTTCTTGAATTGGAAGATGAATATGCATTGATTTTTGAAGATGACGCTATTTTACCCCATGACTTAAATCTCCAAGATTTGGAAACAGAACTCAAAAAACTTAATTTGCCTAAAAATATTTTGCTTAGTTTAGGCGGTATACAGATGAAAGAAAGTTTAAAAGTTAGAGGAATATTAAAAAATGAGAAAATTTTTAATAAAGATATATTAGAAGTACATCCTCACTTTTATAATCGTGTAAATTATGCTGTCGCGTATATCGTTGATCGTGAAATGGCTAAAAATTTAATTGCTTATCATCATTTAATTAGAAAAGCAGATGACTGGAGTTATTTGTTTGACTTCAGTGAGAATTCTCATATCTTGATGACATATTTAGTAGATCATCCCGTAATTAACTTAGGTGAAAAGGATACGCAGTTAAGTGCAATCGAGGGAGAGCGTGCAAAATCTTTAGATTTACCTAAAAGTCGCTATGGTGAATCTATAAATTATAATTTTGCGAAATTAATATATAAAAAATATCCCTTAAATAAATAAGTTTAAAAATAAAAAGAGGTAATTAAATTACCTCTTTTTTAAAAATCCAAAAAAGAATTATTTTTAAATTTATTTTTAAGCACATAGGGAATTAAGAGTGCTCGATCAGATCC is a genomic window containing:
- a CDS encoding mitochondrial fission ELM1 family protein; this translates as MHIVYVSDGKAGHRSQALGLFQAMQRQQADTTFEEILITDLPIISLIQALFSSKNSLFKQAPDFIFGVGSHTHFRVWLLGKIFRKAKTIILMKPNLPVVCFDYAVIPEHDGIHADSHVIVTRGALNPIRNENRHQAARVLMALGGSSKRHQWNQDKVLSSVQKIVEHNPDAEIILTTSRRTPTEFIDILRQQSFAEHLKIFPVEQTPQGWIFEEMQKAEAVWVTEDSVSMIFEALTAGCRVGVMAMDRLKDDRITHSVDQMLESKLISQQTCVVQLPQPYAFKEADRVATYLLAKN
- a CDS encoding glycosyltransferase, translating into MKILHIANFGFNKQGAHFYCTDRKISAGLIENGHFVYDFSFRDMARMGTIFKTKKLGASWANKEVLKVVNNIEPDLVLIGHSDLMSPDVLKQIKESYPNTKIAFWYVDPLYLESKLDFVKAFSPYLDAIFCTTGGEYLQKLKQPHLSVAYLPNVGHRNVETLQQFSNANTDKTFIFCGVVYKEPEREKFLKDLADALQQGHVNYQYYGCFEQPGVYGKGYYKVLSETKMGLNYSRRNDVTLYSSDRIVQLTGNGLLTFSPRIPGFEKLYTEQEVVYFDDQFDLARKIQFFDQNPEQAKKIAKEGWEKTRKSFNAKRITQFMVEVTFKQSLSEDYEWSHEVYA
- a CDS encoding polysaccharide deacetylase family protein: MMWFLYVAVGLLALAALLYVLGNYTFWLPFRSSKLPRIVMLHQVTPKDAASGMNMPPEKFERLLQLLTRKKTTFCFVSELEQYRGQKNVVALSFDDGFMDNYLYAYPLLKKYNAKATIYLATQIEGIEKLTHEQIHEMANSGFIEFGAHTQHHVNLLKLDDQTAYDEMLQSKQDVEALVGKCPSFAYPFGRFNEKHQKMAQEIGFKNAVSTRKKIEAYEAVNQFNIPRVSTHGAMNALQMRIALAKGRYKL
- a CDS encoding glycosyltransferase family 2 protein, producing MNKIPCSVYIVTLNCGAWLEQTLQSVSEFDEVIILDSGSTDNTYEIAQRFENTQISHQDWQGYAGQKSLALAKCRNDWVLNLDGDEVLSNELKQEIVETIQQNKLDALITPINDVFLGVPNSKHTKKHAKVRFFRKSKGHYDLANKVHENVIVDGESQRAQHDIYHYGESSIFVKVEKNNQYSNLKALEKYQKGKSPSIAKLVLVMPVTFMKSYFIRRSFLNGWRGFVNSMINAFYAFLKEAKLFEQTLNKDKNK
- a CDS encoding glycosyltransferase; translation: MKIVQVLATSGGIGGLEQHTFNLVNELALNHEVHVIAHPCYVDKFSQKVHFHVVDFARSRWNIFLLWQLKNLIQQIQPAIVHAQAGKAAELIARIKPFLSGPKFVTTVHGTKKNKSAYLAGDAVIAVSQALTQGIPKSKAHVVYNGVYPQPALTAENKEKLLQSIQKDFAELDLNKKVVMCIGRLEPVKNISLLIESMQQIDANLWIVGDGSLRASLEKQVSELNMQSRVAFLGFRTDARDLVQLADVVVLSSDREGFPLVMVEALQADKAMASTKVNGVIEWLPEQYLAEIGDAQGLAKAIQTALKPAAQDDFSPLYTKAKAELTVPAMAEQTLNIYKQLLKT
- a CDS encoding glycosyltransferase family 25 protein, whose amino-acid sequence is MKIYVVTIEDEKSPRLSKFLGQNFFEKGNLPITKVGIKGGELSAKEYFEKAVKGRSKPLTPAELGCTLSHLKALELFLELEDEYALIFEDDAILPHDLNLQDLETELKKLNLPKNILLSLGGIQMKESLKVRGILKNEKIFNKDILEVHPHFYNRVNYAVAYIVDREMAKNLIAYHHLIRKADDWSYLFDFSENSHILMTYLVDHPVINLGEKDTQLSAIEGERAKSLDLPKSRYGESINYNFAKLIYKKYPLNK